Below is a genomic region from Candidatus Methylomirabilota bacterium.
CGCTGCCGGTCACCGGCCCGAAGACATCGACCGTATCGCTGAACAGACCGGACTGGACCCCGCCAGCGTCCGACCCGGAGATCGTGACCGACTCGCTCGCTGTGATCGTCAGCCTCCCGCTCGAACCGGCGCCGGCGGTCCGGCTGATGATGCGCGAGCCCCCAGCCACGGTCAGCTGTCCGACGTTCAGCTCGATGTCACCCGCCTGCCCGCTCTCGACTGTGATGCCCGAAATCCCGCCGCCATCCGTGACTACCAGAGTCGGTGCCGACACCGTCACGTGACCGGCAGCGCCGCTGCCGCTCGCCTCACTCGCGATCGCGCTCCCGATACCTTCGGTTGTTTCGCCAGAGATCGTCACGGACTCCGAGGCTCTCACCGTGACGGTCCCACCGGGCCCGGCGCCAAGCGTGTTGCTGGCAATTCGACCGCCACCGAGCAGCGTGAGCCTCCCGACTTCCAGCTCGATCGTCCCTGCCCGACCGCTACCGAGCGTGGAAGTGCCGATTTCCGCGCCATCATTCACCGTCACGACTGGCGCGGAAATGTTGATCTGGCCCGCGTCGCCGGTACCGTCCAGCCGTGTCTCGCTGAGAATGGCGCTCGCGAACGGGCCGCGTCCCGAGACCGTCACGGACTCGGTCGCGCTCACGGTCACGGCGCCGCCTGAGCCGGCGCCGAAGGACTGGCTCTCGATGCGCGCGCCACTGTCCGCCGTGAGGCGCCCCACCTGGATCTCGATGTCGCCCGCCCGCCCGTCACCGAGGCTCGTCGCCGAGATGAGACCGTCGGCAGCGATGCTCAGGACCGGGGTCCTCACCGTGATCGTGCCGGCGTCCCCCGTGTCGCCCGCCCCGCTGAAGAGGCCGGCGAAGAGGCCGGCGGGACTGCGCCCCGAGATCGCAACGGCCTCCGTTGCGTTCACCGTGAGGCTCCCGCCCTGTCCGGCTCCGAAGGTGGTGGTCTCGAGCCGACCTCCGTCCAGTGTAAGATGGCCGACCTGCACCTCGATCTCGCCGGCGCGGCCCGTTCCAGCAGCCGCCGTCGCGATCTGACCACCCGCGGTCAGATTCACGGTCGGAGCCGAGACAGTGATCCGTCCCGCGTCCCCACGTTCAACCGCGAAGCTCGAGATCTGACTCTGAAGGCCGTCGCTCCGGCTCCCCGAGATTGCGACGGACTCGCTCGCCGTCACCCTGATGTCGCCCGCCGACCCGGGTTGTTCCCCCGTGTTGCTGCTGATCGATGTCCCCCCGGTGACCGTGAGCCGTGCCGCTTGTAACTCGATGTCGGCCGCACGACCGGTGAACGCACCTAGACCCGTTGCGATCTGGGAGCTGTTCGAGGCGGTGACGTCGTCTCTGACCCGGATGTCGATGCCGGGTGATGGACCATTGGCGCTGCCGAACGCAGCGACGAAGCCGGAGTCGACGACGAGCCTTCCGCCGCGGATGACGACGGTGCCGGTGGAAGCTCCGCTGGCGTCGAGAAAGGCGCGGTCAGACAGCTCGATCGCGCCGAGCCTTGCGAACGAGTCGAGCGCAACCTCGGCGCCTGGACTTGCGATATCCAGAGGGACGTTCCCGGCCGAGCCGACACTCACGACGTTGAGTCGGCCGCCGGAGGCCTGCACAAAGGCCACGTTCTGCCCGTCTGCACGCGGGCGACCCTCGATCTTGACGTCGCCGCCGACGACGGACAGCGTCTGGCCTTCGCTCACCCGCAGTTCGCTGCCGGAGATCGTGATGGACGCCGGGTTCGGCCCAAGGAATCCAAACGCCGCGGGCGGTGCCGTGGTCAAGACGCTCGCGGCGTTGGGGTTGGCGACGAAGGCGCCGCCGTCCGCGAGCCGGAGCACATCCGCGGTGCTGACGTGAAACGCCCCGCTCACGTCGAGCGACGCGTTCGGCCCGAACAGGACACCGCTCGGGTTGAGCAAAAAGAGGTTGGCGCCGCTGATCTCGGACCGCAACTGGCCGTCGATCGTGGAGCGCTCGCCACCCGTCACGCGGGCCAGGATATTGGCGATCGTGGAGGGGCCCGAAAATGCCGCAGTCTCGCCGGTGCCGACGTTGAAGCGCCCGAAGCTGTGGAACAGGTTGGGGCCCCGGATTTGGCCCAGGTCGGGCGTGATCTGGTAATTCGGCCCCGTCAGGGGGCCCACGGGGCCCAGGCTGCCGTCGAGGGTGATCTGCGCGAGGCTCGGAGCGGGCCACAGCGCCACGCACCCAAGGAGGACCGCCACCAGACAGCGAAGCCTCCGAGCCACCAGAGCAGGCATGCGGGAGCGGAGTATAGGTGAGGATCCCCCAGCCAACAAGTGGGGAACCGACTGGTCAGCGTGCTGGCGAGGTCAGTAGCGGCGTGATAGGTTACACCGCCGTGAGGGCGCTGGTCATCACGCTGCTGGCTTTCACCCTGATCGCCCTGACCGCCGCCTGGGGCCAAGCAACTCCTCCGGCGCGGGCGCTCAGGGGGGACGACATGGCGGCCTCCATCGACCGCGCCACGCGCGCGCAGGAGCGGGGCGCATTCGATGTGGCGGCCGAGAGGTGGCTCGAAGTGGCCGGGCGTTACGACCGCGAGCAGAACACCGGGGGCCACATCCACGCGCTCGCGCAGCTCGCGCACGCCTACCAGTCGCTGGGCCACTACGTCAAGGCGCGGGACAGTCTCGAGCGGGCCCTCACGCTCGCTCGGCCGTCCTCGGATCAGCGCCAGATCGCCTCGATCCTGCGCCAGCTCGGGAGCGCGACAATGGCGATGGGGCTTCTGGAGCGCGCTGGTGACGCGCTCACCGAGGCCCAGGCCCTGGCGCAGGCAGCCGGCGATCCCGCCCTGGAGGCCAGCGTTCTAAATGACCTCGGGAATCTTCTGTCGCGTCGAAAACAGTACGCGGAAGCGCTGCAGCGCTACGAGGCCAGTGGCGGGCTCGCTCAGCGGGCGCGTCGCCCCTCGCTCGCCGCCCGCGCCCTGACCAACGCGGCCGCCGCCGCCCGTCAGGCGGGACGACTCCAGACCGCACGGGCGCGCCTCGACGCCGCTGATCTCGAGGTCCGCGGCGTCCCCGATTCGTACGACAAGGCTTACGAACTGGTGAGTATCGGCCTCGGGTATCTGGACCTTCGCCGATCACCGGCGGATCGCGACCTGACGTTACGGGCGGCCCGGCTGTTCCGGAACGCGATCGACGTGAGCAATCGGATCGGCGCGCCCCGGCTGGGAGCCTACGCCTGGGGTTCGCTCGGGAAGCTCTACGAGGACGACCGCCGGTACGAGGAGTCGCTGCAGGCCACGCGGCAAGCCGCCCTGGCCGCCCAGCAGGTGAACGCGCCCGAGTCACTCTACCGCTGGCAGTGGCAGACGGGACGACTCTTCGCCCGGCTGGGCCGCCAGGACGCCGCGATCTCCGCGTACCGCCGCGCGGTCTCGACACTCCAGTCGATCCGGAGCGAGATCACCGTCAGTCACGGGAACGACGGGGCCTCCTTCCGCGACTCGGTCGGCGCGCTCTACTTCGAGCTGGTCGATCTCCTCCTCCAGCGCTCGGCCACGGCCGCGGCGGGGGACCAGCAGGCCTATCTCATCGAGGCGCGTGATCGGGTCGAATCACTCAAGGTGGCCGAGCTGCGCGATTACTTCGGGGATGACTGCGTGGAGGCCGCGATTTCGAAAGTCACGCGCCTCGACGTGGTCTCCCCCACGGCCGCGGTCCTCTACCCCATCCCGCTGCCCGATCGTCTCGAGCTCCTGCTCCATCTCCCGTCCGGCCTCATGCGCGTCTCCGTTCCCGTGACGAACACGGCGCTCACCGAGGAGACCCGGCAGTTCCGGCGGAGGCTGGAGAAGCGGACGACACGCGAGTACCTGCCGCACGCCCGGCAACTCTACGACTGGCTCATCCGACCGCTGGAGACGGAGCTCGGCCGCTTCGCCATCGATACCCTGATCGTGGTGCCGGACGGTCCGCTCCGGACGATCCCGATGGCCGCGCTCCACGACGGCCGCAGCTTTCTCATCAGTCGATTCGCGCTGGCCACCACCCCCGGCCTCACGTTGACGGATCCGCGACCGCTCAAACGGGACAACCCGAGAGTGCTGGTGGCCGGGCTGACCCAGAGCGCGCAAGGCTTCCCGCCGCTGCCCAACGTCGGGACGGAGATCGAGGCCCTCCGCCAGCTCTACCGGGCCACGGCGCTCCTGAACGAGGAGTTCCGGCTGGGGCCCTTCGAGAAGCAGCTCCGGGAGGAGCCGGTCTCGATCGTCCACATCGCCTCCCATGCTCAGTTCACTGGCGACGTCCGGGCCACGTTCCTGCTGGCCTTCGACGACAAGCTGACGCTCGATCGGCTCGACCAGTTCATCGGGCTCTTCCGCTTCCGTGACGAGCCGCTCGAGCTCCTGACCTTGAGCGCATGTGAGACGGCGGCCGGCGACGACCGGGCGGCGCTCGGGTTGGCCGGCATCGCCGTCAAGGCCGGCGCGCGAAGCGCCCTGGCCACGCTCTGGCACATCAACGACGAGGCCTCGTCGGCGTTGGTCGCCGAGTTCTATCGCCAGCTTCAGACGCCGGCCACCTCGCGGGCGGCGGCCCTGCAGCGCGCCCAGCTCAAGCTCCTCGACGATCCGCAATACCGGCACCCGAGCTACTGGTCCCCCTTCCTCTTGATCAGCAACTGGCTGTAAGCGATGCGGGCCGCGCG
It encodes:
- a CDS encoding filamentous hemagglutinin N-terminal domain-containing protein, whose product is MAVLLGCVALWPAPSLAQITLDGSLGPVGPLTGPNYQITPDLGQIRGPNLFHSFGRFNVGTGETAAFSGPSTIANILARVTGGERSTIDGQLRSEISGANLFLLNPSGVLFGPNASLDVSGAFHVSTADVLRLADGGAFVANPNAASVLTTAPPAAFGFLGPNPASITISGSELRVSEGQTLSVVGGDVKIEGRPRADGQNVAFVQASGGRLNVVSVGSAGNVPLDIASPGAEVALDSFARLGAIELSDRAFLDASGASTGTVVIRGGRLVVDSGFVAAFGSANGPSPGIDIRVRDDVTASNSSQIATGLGAFTGRAADIELQAARLTVTGGTSISSNTGEQPGSAGDIRVTASESVAISGSRSDGLQSQISSFAVERGDAGRITVSAPTVNLTAGGQIATAAAGTGRAGEIEVQVGHLTLDGGRLETTTFGAGQGGSLTVNATEAVAISGRSPAGLFAGLFSGAGDTGDAGTITVRTPVLSIAADGLISATSLGDGRAGDIEIQVGRLTADSGARIESQSFGAGSGGAVTVSATESVTVSGRGPFASAILSETRLDGTGDAGQINISAPVVTVNDGAEIGTSTLGSGRAGTIELEVGRLTLLGGGRIASNTLGAGPGGTVTVRASESVTISGETTEGIGSAIASEASGSGAAGHVTVSAPTLVVTDGGGISGITVESGQAGDIELNVGQLTVAGGSRIISRTAGAGSSGRLTITASESVTISGSDAGGVQSGLFSDTVDVFGPVTGSAGRISISTPKLTLTDGGTISTATRGSGAGGDIEIDAARVDLSGDAAITARSAATGTAGNILVVGDQFASRGSRVTTEALSSDGGSITFQVSSLVHLLDSQVTTSVGTGQGRGGNITIDPQAVVLNGSEVRADAFGGPGGNVLIVADVFLTSESVISASSALGFPGTVTIQTAVSPAETQVAPLPKEFGTGTALLAEHCAVRASERRFSTFVLGGRDGIPAEPGGLLPSPLDPGLVSGPVAEEDSQPAPSRVRQTPRLGCSK
- a CDS encoding CHAT domain-containing protein, with protein sequence MRALVITLLAFTLIALTAAWGQATPPARALRGDDMAASIDRATRAQERGAFDVAAERWLEVAGRYDREQNTGGHIHALAQLAHAYQSLGHYVKARDSLERALTLARPSSDQRQIASILRQLGSATMAMGLLERAGDALTEAQALAQAAGDPALEASVLNDLGNLLSRRKQYAEALQRYEASGGLAQRARRPSLAARALTNAAAAARQAGRLQTARARLDAADLEVRGVPDSYDKAYELVSIGLGYLDLRRSPADRDLTLRAARLFRNAIDVSNRIGAPRLGAYAWGSLGKLYEDDRRYEESLQATRQAALAAQQVNAPESLYRWQWQTGRLFARLGRQDAAISAYRRAVSTLQSIRSEITVSHGNDGASFRDSVGALYFELVDLLLQRSATAAAGDQQAYLIEARDRVESLKVAELRDYFGDDCVEAAISKVTRLDVVSPTAAVLYPIPLPDRLELLLHLPSGLMRVSVPVTNTALTEETRQFRRRLEKRTTREYLPHARQLYDWLIRPLETELGRFAIDTLIVVPDGPLRTIPMAALHDGRSFLISRFALATTPGLTLTDPRPLKRDNPRVLVAGLTQSAQGFPPLPNVGTEIEALRQLYRATALLNEEFRLGPFEKQLREEPVSIVHIASHAQFTGDVRATFLLAFDDKLTLDRLDQFIGLFRFRDEPLELLTLSACETAAGDDRAALGLAGIAVKAGARSALATLWHINDEASSALVAEFYRQLQTPATSRAAALQRAQLKLLDDPQYRHPSYWSPFLLISNWL